The nucleotide window GGAAGGTCGGTGCCGCCCATCAACCAGCGATCGCATTCCCGGGCGGCGCCGCGCCCCTCGTTGAAGGCCCACACCACCAGGCTCTGCCCGCGCCGGCAATCCCCGGCGGCAAACACCTTGGGGATGCTCGTCTGGTAGCGCCCGTGTTCGGCCCGCACCTGGGTGCGGGCGTCCCGCTCCACCCCCAGTTGATCCAGGATCCCCTGTTCCGGCCCCAGGAAGCCCATGGCCAGCAACACCAACTGCGCCGGCACCTCGCGGTCGCTCCCCGCAACCTCCTCGGGCACGAACCCGCCCTTCTCGTTCCGTTTCCAGGTGATGTTCACCAGGTGCACCCCGCTCAGCCCACCCTCGGCATCGGTCAGAAACCGCTTCGCCGTGGTCAGATAAACCCGCGGATCCGCCCCGTACTGCGCGGCCGCCTCCTCCTGCCCGTAATCCATCCGGTACACCTTCGGCCATTCCGGCCACGGATTGTCGGCCGCCCGCTCCTCCGGCGGCCTCGGCAGGATCTCCACCTGAACCAGGCTCCGACACCCCTGGCGAAGCGAGGTCCCCACACAATCGGTCCCCGTGTCGCCACCCCCGATGACCACCACGTCCTTGCCCTTGGCGGAAATCGGGCACGCTTCCACACGCCCCTCCAGCAGGGCCTGGGTGTTGGCCGTCAGGAAATCCATGGCGAAGTGGACCCCCGGAAGCTGGCGCCCCTCGATCGGCAGATCCCGCGGCCGCGTCGCCCCGGTGCAGAGGATCACCGCGTCGAAGTCGTCCATCAGCTTCTGCGCCGGCAGATCCCGCCCGATCTCCGTGTTGCACACGAACTCGACACCTTCCTTCATCAGCAGGTCGAGCCGCCGCAGGACCACGCCCTTCTTGTCGAGCTTCATGTTCGGAATCCCGTACATGAGCAGCCCTCCCGGCCGGTCCGCCCGCTCATAAACGGTCACCCAGTGGCCCGCCCGGTTCAGTTGGGCGGCCGCGCTCAGTCCCGCCGGCCCGGAACCCACCACCGCCACCTTCTTGCCGGTCCGGCGAAGCGGCGGCTGGGGCAGCACCCAGCCCTTCTCCCAGCCGCGGTCGATGATGGCCACCTCGATGTTCTTGATGGTGACCGGCGGCGCGTTGATCCCCAGCACGCACGATCCCTCGCACGGCGCCGGGCAGACCCTCCCCGTGAACTCGGGGAAGTTGTTCGTCTTGTGCAACCGCTCGAGCGCCTCCTGCCACAGCCCCCGGAACACCAGGTCGTTCCACTCGGGAATCAGGTTGTTGATCGGACACCCCGATGCCATCCCCGACAACAGCGTGCCCGTGTGGCAGAACGGCACGCCGCAATCCATGCAGCGCGCCCCCTGCTCGCGCATCTTGTCGTCCGTCATGTGCTCGTGGAACTCGTTCCAGTCCCGGATCCGCTCCAGGGCGGGCCGGTCCAGCGGCAGTTCACGCAGATACTCCAGAAAGCCAGTGGGTTTTCCCATGCGCGTAGTTCAGTCGTGTCGAAAGGGTGTTGTGCCGGCGCCTTGACCCGTCGTCGTGCCTCAGCCTCCGCCGATGCGCGAAACGTCCCGCGCGTTCTCCTCGAAGGCCGCATTGATGGCCTCCTCGCCCGTCAGGCCCCGCTCCTGCGCCCCGCGCAGCGAACGAAGCACCCGCTGATAGTCCTTCGGGATCACCCGCACGATGCGGGGCAGCATCGCCTCCCAGTGCTCCAGCACCACCCGGCCCCGGTCGCTCTTCGTATAGGCCACGTGCCGCTCGATCATCGTCCGCACCATGGCGGCCTCCTCCGGATCCTCAATCCGCTCCAATCCCACCATCGCCTTGTTGCAGCGGACCGGGAATTCCCCCCGCTCGTCGAGAATGTACGCAATACCGCCCGACATCCCGGCGGCGAAGTTCCGTCCCGTCGGCCCCAGGATCACCACCCGGCCGCCCGTCATGTATTCACAACCGTGATCGCCCACCGCCTCGACGACCGCGTTCACCCCGGAGTTGCGCACGCAGAACCGTTCCCCCGCCATCCCCCGCACATACGCCTCGCCCGCGGTCGCCCCGTAGAACGCCACGTTGCCGATGATGATGTTCTCCTCCGGCACAAAGCTCGATCCCGCCGGCGGATGCACCACCACCTTGCCCCCGCTCAATCCCTTCCCGAAGTAATCGTTGGCGTCGCCCTCCAGCAGGAAGGTCATGCCCTTCGGCACAAACGCCGCGAAACTCTGCCCGGCGCTCCCCTTGAACCGCACCGTGATGGTGTCCTCGGGCAGTCCCTCCGCCCCCCATCGCTGCGTCACCTCGTGACCCACAATCGTCCCCACCACCCGGTTCACGTTCCGGATCGGCACCTCGGCCACCACCTTCTCCCCACGCTCGATCGCCGGAC belongs to Verrucomicrobiia bacterium and includes:
- a CDS encoding glutamate synthase subunit beta, whose amino-acid sequence is MGKPTGFLEYLRELPLDRPALERIRDWNEFHEHMTDDKMREQGARCMDCGVPFCHTGTLLSGMASGCPINNLIPEWNDLVFRGLWQEALERLHKTNNFPEFTGRVCPAPCEGSCVLGINAPPVTIKNIEVAIIDRGWEKGWVLPQPPLRRTGKKVAVVGSGPAGLSAAAQLNRAGHWVTVYERADRPGGLLMYGIPNMKLDKKGVVLRRLDLLMKEGVEFVCNTEIGRDLPAQKLMDDFDAVILCTGATRPRDLPIEGRQLPGVHFAMDFLTANTQALLEGRVEACPISAKGKDVVVIGGGDTGTDCVGTSLRQGCRSLVQVEILPRPPEERAADNPWPEWPKVYRMDYGQEEAAAQYGADPRVYLTTAKRFLTDAEGGLSGVHLVNITWKRNEKGGFVPEEVAGSDREVPAQLVLLAMGFLGPEQGILDQLGVERDARTQVRAEHGRYQTSIPKVFAAGDCRRGQSLVVWAFNEGRGAARECDRWLMGGTDLP